A genomic stretch from Leptotrichia sp. HSP-536 includes:
- a CDS encoding BMP family lipoprotein has product MKRIVTIFSVIFALMLVVACGNKPATGEQVKDGKTSADSTNSKKAVAVVYSTGGKGDKSFNDATFRGLQKAQKELGITFKEYEPKDPATEAKNALTQFAESGEFDLIIAVGYTMKDSLVAVAQTFPNQKFAIIDETVNGLPNVASILFKEQEGSFLVGALAGMMDKTGTIGFVGANESELINRFYAGYEQGAKYVKPEIKVLPVYIGGNNAFNDQASAKAKTETLVQQGADVIYHAAGASGLGVFQAVKEKNIYGIGVDSNQDGLYPGIILTSMLKYVDNATFDIIKAAVDGKFEAKLQTFGIKENGVGTTNFEFTKDKIGEENLKKLEQIKQDIKDGKIVVKSSI; this is encoded by the coding sequence ATGAAAAGAATTGTAACGATTTTTAGTGTAATTTTTGCACTAATGTTAGTTGTGGCTTGTGGAAATAAACCAGCTACAGGGGAGCAGGTAAAAGATGGAAAGACATCTGCTGATTCAACAAATTCTAAGAAAGCTGTGGCGGTAGTATATTCTACTGGTGGAAAAGGTGACAAGTCATTTAATGATGCGACTTTTAGAGGATTACAAAAAGCTCAGAAGGAATTGGGAATAACTTTTAAGGAATATGAGCCCAAAGATCCTGCTACAGAAGCAAAAAATGCTTTGACACAGTTCGCGGAATCTGGAGAATTTGATTTGATTATTGCAGTTGGATATACAATGAAAGATTCATTAGTTGCAGTAGCTCAGACATTCCCTAATCAAAAATTTGCAATAATTGATGAAACTGTAAACGGATTGCCAAATGTTGCTTCTATCTTGTTTAAAGAACAAGAAGGTTCATTCTTAGTTGGAGCATTGGCTGGAATGATGGATAAAACAGGGACTATTGGATTTGTTGGTGCAAATGAATCTGAATTGATTAACAGATTCTATGCTGGATATGAACAAGGTGCAAAATATGTAAAACCTGAAATTAAAGTTTTACCCGTTTATATTGGAGGAAACAATGCATTTAACGACCAGGCATCAGCTAAAGCTAAAACTGAAACATTGGTTCAACAAGGTGCAGATGTTATTTATCATGCTGCTGGAGCAAGTGGACTAGGGGTTTTCCAAGCAGTTAAAGAAAAAAATATTTATGGTATTGGTGTAGATTCCAATCAGGATGGCTTATATCCAGGAATCATTTTAACATCTATGCTAAAATATGTTGATAATGCAACATTCGATATAATTAAAGCTGCTGTGGACGGAAAATTTGAAGCTAAGTTGCAAACTTTTGGAATCAAGGAAAATGGTGTAGGAACTACAAACTTTGAATTTACAAAAGACAAAATTGGTGAAGAAAACCTTAAAAAATTGGAACAAATTAAACAAGATATTAAAGATGGAAAAATTGTTGTAAAATCATCAATATAA
- a CDS encoding saccharopine dehydrogenase family protein: protein MGKKALVIGAGGVSNVVCHKCAQNSEVFSSIMIASRRKVKCDEIKERIEKSKYAGRIEIQTAQVDANNVPELVALINEYKPDIVINVALPYQDLTIMDACLETKTDYLDTANYEPLDTAKFEYKWQWAYKEKFEKAGITAILGSGFDPGVTGVFSAYAQKHYFDEINYIDILDANAGDHGYPFATNFNPEINIREVTANGSYWEEGKWVETEPMEIKRVYNFPQIGEKDMYLLHHEELESLAVNIKGIKRIRFFMTFGQSYLTHLKVLENVGMTSIEPIEFEGKQIVPLQFLTAVLPDPASLGPRTKGKTNIGNIFRGKKDGVEKTYYVYNVCDHQECYKEVSSQAISYTTGVPAMIGAAMVLTGEWKKPGVFNVEEMNPDPFMDALNKFGLPWVEDFNPTLVD from the coding sequence AAGTGAAATGTGATGAAATCAAGGAAAGAATTGAAAAAAGTAAATATGCTGGAAGAATTGAAATTCAAACTGCACAGGTTGATGCTAACAATGTTCCTGAGTTAGTGGCATTGATTAACGAATATAAGCCTGACATTGTGATAAATGTAGCTTTGCCATATCAAGATTTGACAATTATGGATGCCTGTCTTGAAACTAAGACTGATTATTTGGACACAGCAAATTATGAGCCTTTGGACACAGCCAAATTTGAGTACAAATGGCAATGGGCTTACAAGGAAAAATTTGAAAAGGCTGGAATTACGGCTATTTTAGGAAGTGGATTTGATCCAGGAGTAACTGGAGTATTTTCGGCGTATGCACAAAAACATTATTTTGATGAAATAAATTACATTGATATTCTTGACGCAAATGCTGGAGATCATGGTTATCCATTTGCAACAAACTTTAATCCTGAAATTAACATTAGGGAAGTTACAGCTAACGGAAGTTACTGGGAAGAAGGAAAGTGGGTAGAAACAGAGCCAATGGAAATCAAAAGAGTATACAATTTCCCACAAATTGGTGAAAAAGATATGTACTTACTGCACCACGAAGAGTTGGAATCGCTTGCAGTAAATATTAAAGGAATTAAAAGAATTAGATTTTTTATGACTTTTGGGCAAAGTTACCTGACTCACCTAAAAGTGCTTGAAAATGTAGGAATGACTTCAATTGAGCCAATAGAATTTGAAGGAAAACAAATTGTGCCATTGCAATTCTTGACAGCAGTATTGCCTGATCCAGCTTCACTTGGACCTAGAACAAAAGGTAAAACAAACATTGGAAATATTTTCAGAGGTAAAAAAGACGGTGTAGAAAAAACTTATTATGTATATAATGTATGCGATCATCAGGAATGTTACAAGGAAGTTAGCTCGCAAGCAATTTCTTATACGACAGGAGTGCCTGCAATGATTGGAGCTGCAATGGTTCTTACTGGAGAATGGAAAAAACCGGGAGTATTTAATGTGGAAGAAATGAATCCAGATCCATTTATGGATGCCCTTAATAAATTTGGGTTGCCTTGGGTTGAAGACTTTAATCCGACATTAGTTGATTAG